Proteins found in one Alteromonas macleodii genomic segment:
- the dnaX gene encoding DNA polymerase III subunit gamma/tau codes for MSYQVLARKWRPGKFSELVGQEHVVSAISNALDNDRLHHAYLFTGTRGVGKTTIARIFSKSLNCEEGQGANPCGQCNTCKEIEQGNYVDLLEIDAASRTKVEDTRELLDNVQYKPTRGRYKVYLIDEVHMLSKHSFNALLKTLEEPPPHVKFLLATTDPQKLPITILSRCLQFNLKAMSREQIVGQLKHILEHEQLSYEQQALALLARAAQGSMRDALSLTDQAIAQGGNQVLASVVTDMLGLMDKNQLLKVVHAVVNKSPAEVLQLVNDIAEQAPDYDNVHSELASLLHQIALTQWVPEACKLETTSAKAIFQLAKTIPAEQVQLLYQIALQGRKDLPFAADGKSAFEMTLMRMMSFAPNIPIENTPNEIESGRSEHSLPVDHASSSGGPGNVGKQEEAQLSETSATKVQEETPSHLSVESTSAQSSENAPSTPDSLATSKIDEEQQAQPQSTSPFEPQQEQEQAAVDESALSENDTQSALPQVESGTTSTRSTALESDSAHGEEPVKQAPASPITEEVPVENTAIQAESVAAEPHNEAAQHFDGPPLDAYMDDMPLPSDDDGSFAFEGFQSAEGFHNAEGSHNAEGSYDAEGSDKNSELLTHENEASSLTAEEQLTSTADMLALRQKLKQRKAQDAEAKSTSAANAKSESASDIQARFTRSKTKASDTAQSTNEIADHAENSAGQASADNEIKSGEVNSLESETNSERLGNNTGLANSATNKSNEYDDNSLQQGAPQGNTLAESADTAHAGESVKAQSGVNDVNDFALDEFEEDMPFSNDESEVQAYLEAPVEDMPPWTTDYDNQPPQPFEGADYVEAPSDSSSNYDSAPEQMENAEERSFARDALNFDTPLSSTYDGQLKAYLNDGSKLTHASQIDEWSNLVEQMPVAGLLKQLVLHASFSRTGNQVSLEIDHSQTHLLNDSAKKQLVDAIHHGLGESVEVNITLGEPASTPFALQQEIHAMRHAHAHSVIKTDDTIQALLSTFDASVLTDSVKAR; via the coding sequence ATGAGTTATCAGGTACTAGCAAGGAAGTGGAGACCAGGCAAGTTCAGTGAACTTGTAGGTCAGGAACATGTCGTCTCTGCCATTTCAAACGCTTTAGATAACGACCGTTTACACCACGCATACCTTTTTACCGGTACGCGAGGTGTGGGCAAAACCACGATTGCGCGTATTTTTTCAAAAAGCCTTAACTGCGAAGAAGGGCAAGGGGCTAACCCTTGCGGTCAATGTAACACCTGCAAAGAGATAGAGCAGGGCAACTACGTTGATTTATTAGAGATTGACGCAGCATCAAGAACCAAAGTCGAGGATACTCGCGAACTTCTTGATAACGTGCAATACAAGCCTACTCGCGGACGCTATAAAGTGTACCTTATTGATGAGGTACACATGCTTTCAAAACACAGCTTTAATGCGCTGTTGAAAACGTTAGAAGAGCCACCTCCACACGTCAAGTTCTTACTAGCGACCACTGATCCACAGAAGCTTCCCATAACCATTTTATCCCGTTGCTTGCAGTTCAATTTGAAAGCGATGTCTCGGGAGCAGATTGTTGGACAGCTTAAGCATATTTTAGAGCATGAACAGCTGTCATATGAACAACAGGCACTCGCGCTTTTAGCTAGAGCGGCTCAGGGCAGTATGCGTGATGCGCTAAGTTTAACGGACCAAGCGATTGCGCAAGGCGGAAATCAAGTTCTGGCATCGGTGGTAACCGATATGCTTGGGTTGATGGACAAGAACCAGTTGCTTAAAGTAGTACACGCTGTGGTAAACAAAAGCCCGGCTGAGGTGTTGCAGCTGGTGAATGATATCGCAGAGCAAGCACCAGATTATGACAACGTACACAGCGAGTTGGCTAGCCTACTGCACCAAATAGCGTTAACGCAATGGGTGCCAGAAGCATGTAAGTTAGAAACCACGTCTGCCAAAGCGATATTTCAATTAGCCAAAACTATTCCGGCAGAGCAAGTGCAGCTACTCTATCAAATTGCACTTCAAGGCAGAAAAGACTTACCTTTTGCGGCAGATGGCAAAAGCGCTTTTGAAATGACGTTAATGCGTATGATGTCGTTTGCGCCAAATATTCCCATTGAAAATACACCAAATGAGATTGAAAGTGGGAGGAGTGAGCATAGTTTACCTGTAGATCATGCTTCTTCCAGTGGTGGCCCGGGAAACGTCGGTAAGCAGGAGGAAGCGCAGTTAAGCGAAACTTCTGCAACCAAAGTGCAGGAGGAGACGCCTTCACATCTATCGGTTGAATCTACCTCTGCTCAGTCGTCAGAAAATGCGCCCTCTACCCCAGATTCTCTTGCTACATCGAAAATTGATGAAGAGCAGCAAGCACAGCCTCAATCGACGTCTCCATTTGAACCACAGCAAGAGCAGGAACAAGCAGCTGTTGATGAAAGCGCGTTGAGTGAAAATGATACTCAATCGGCGCTGCCTCAAGTAGAGTCGGGCACAACGTCAACTCGATCAACAGCATTGGAGAGTGATTCTGCTCATGGTGAAGAACCCGTAAAGCAAGCACCAGCTTCGCCTATTACTGAAGAAGTACCAGTAGAAAACACCGCGATACAAGCAGAAAGCGTTGCCGCAGAGCCTCATAACGAAGCAGCGCAACATTTCGATGGACCTCCGCTAGATGCATACATGGACGATATGCCGCTTCCGTCAGATGATGATGGCTCCTTTGCTTTTGAAGGCTTTCAAAGCGCTGAGGGTTTTCATAACGCTGAGGGCTCTCATAACGCTGAAGGCTCTTATGATGCTGAAGGCTCTGATAAAAACAGCGAGTTGTTGACGCACGAGAACGAAGCGTCTTCATTAACCGCCGAAGAGCAGCTGACTTCTACGGCTGATATGTTGGCACTTCGTCAAAAGTTAAAGCAAAGAAAAGCACAAGACGCAGAGGCCAAAAGTACCAGCGCAGCAAATGCTAAGAGCGAAAGTGCAAGTGATATTCAAGCGCGCTTTACCAGAAGTAAAACAAAAGCCTCAGATACAGCGCAATCTACAAACGAAATTGCGGACCATGCTGAAAATAGTGCAGGGCAGGCTAGTGCTGATAACGAAATCAAGAGTGGTGAAGTAAATTCCTTAGAATCTGAAACCAACTCTGAGCGTTTAGGAAATAACACTGGGCTTGCTAACAGCGCTACAAATAAAAGCAATGAATACGACGACAATTCTCTGCAACAAGGCGCACCTCAGGGTAACACTCTCGCAGAGTCAGCTGACACTGCGCATGCTGGCGAATCAGTAAAAGCGCAATCTGGTGTAAACGACGTAAATGATTTTGCTCTTGATGAATTTGAAGAGGATATGCCTTTTTCAAATGACGAATCTGAGGTGCAAGCATACTTGGAAGCACCTGTTGAGGATATGCCACCTTGGACTACTGATTACGATAATCAACCACCTCAACCTTTTGAAGGTGCTGACTATGTTGAAGCGCCCTCTGATAGCAGCTCGAATTACGACAGTGCTCCAGAGCAGATGGAAAATGCGGAAGAACGGTCGTTTGCGCGGGATGCACTAAATTTTGATACGCCGCTGAGCAGTACCTACGACGGTCAGTTAAAAGCGTACTTAAATGACGGAAGTAAATTAACTCACGCTAGCCAAATTGACGAATGGAGCAATCTGGTAGAGCAAATGCCGGTTGCTGGTTTACTTAAACAATTGGTGCTGCACGCATCATTTTCTCGAACGGGCAATCAAGTATCCCTTGAAATTGACCACAGTCAGACGCATTTATTAAACGACAGTGCGAAAAAGCAATTGGTTGATGCAATCCATCATGGGTTGGGTGAAAGCGTTGAAGTAAATATCACGTTAGGTGAACCAGCATCTACACCTTTTGCGTTACAACAAGAAATTCATGCCATGCGCCATGCGCATGCACACTCGGTGATTAAAACCGACGATACAATTCAAGCATTGCTATCGACTTTCGATGCGTCAGTGCTAACCGATTCGGTTAAAGCGCGATAG
- a CDS encoding DNA-binding domain-containing protein — MTQSFQRTQKSFAEAIKDPQTYRDTDSDNARRMKIYQSLFFNNIDNFVSTGFPVLKSIVLKLYGEKGWESVVRQFFIEHECRSPYFAEISKEFVEYLSTAPSFGLDLPDFIAELAHYEWLELDVSIRKNEEDIEFYTQDHTVNAIRVSPYASLAAYHFEVHLIGEDYIPEQPAQEQQFYVVYRDQDYNVQFAHVNPVTAILVNTLEQSEQGMKIEQLSKSLCQQLPQIPSNVLVNGMNQTLMDMLQKGIFLPVR; from the coding sequence ATGACGCAATCATTTCAGCGCACCCAAAAATCGTTCGCCGAGGCGATAAAAGATCCACAAACTTATCGAGACACTGACAGCGATAACGCCCGTCGAATGAAAATCTATCAGTCTTTATTTTTTAATAATATAGATAACTTCGTTAGTACAGGCTTCCCAGTTCTAAAATCTATCGTATTAAAATTGTATGGGGAGAAAGGGTGGGAGAGTGTTGTGCGTCAGTTTTTTATTGAGCACGAATGCCGATCGCCTTATTTTGCAGAAATCAGTAAAGAGTTCGTTGAGTACTTATCAACAGCACCGTCTTTTGGGTTGGATTTGCCTGATTTTATCGCAGAACTTGCTCATTATGAATGGTTAGAGCTTGATGTCAGTATAAGAAAAAACGAAGAAGATATTGAGTTCTACACCCAAGATCATACAGTTAATGCTATAAGAGTTTCGCCGTATGCTTCATTAGCTGCCTATCACTTTGAAGTTCATTTAATTGGTGAGGACTATATTCCTGAGCAACCTGCTCAAGAACAACAGTTCTATGTAGTCTATAGAGATCAAGACTATAACGTACAGTTTGCTCATGTTAACCCGGTAACGGCTATTTTAGTCAACACGCTGGAGCAAAGTGAGCAGGGAATGAAAATAGAACAATTATCCAAGTCTTTATGTCAACAACTTCCTCAAATACCCTCGAATGTGCTTGTAAATGGCATGAACCAAACCCTCATGGATATGCTTCAAAAAGGGATATTTCTTCCTGTACGCTAG
- a CDS encoding DUF692 domain-containing protein — protein MKDIYGAGLGFRREMLKELLPTLPSEVDFWEVAPENWIPLGGKYQNQFQQASSQASFTTHGLSLSIGSSDKLDVEFVKTVKRFLDANNIALYSEHLSFCSGNGHMYDLMPIPFTEQAIKHVVSRIVQVQDIIERPLVLENVSYYIAPGQEMDELEFTTNILKESGCQMLLDVNNVYVNSINHKYDAKSFINGLPSEKIVYGHIAGHYDEAEDLKVDTHGADVIEPVWDLLEHAYLTHGVFPTLLERDFNIPPLHELLSEVRKIKQIQTKCGVIRESVVNGSVA, from the coding sequence ATGAAAGACATCTATGGCGCTGGCTTAGGCTTTCGTAGGGAAATGCTAAAAGAGCTATTACCCACGTTGCCATCGGAGGTTGATTTCTGGGAAGTTGCACCTGAAAACTGGATCCCACTTGGTGGAAAGTACCAAAATCAATTTCAGCAAGCATCTTCACAAGCTTCTTTTACCACCCATGGTTTATCTTTGTCTATCGGAAGTAGCGACAAGCTAGACGTTGAGTTCGTAAAAACCGTTAAGCGATTTTTAGATGCTAATAATATTGCATTGTACAGTGAGCACTTAAGCTTTTGTTCTGGTAACGGTCATATGTACGATCTAATGCCAATTCCTTTTACTGAACAAGCTATTAAGCACGTTGTATCTCGCATTGTTCAAGTTCAAGATATTATTGAGCGGCCTCTGGTTTTAGAGAATGTCTCTTATTACATCGCACCCGGTCAGGAAATGGATGAATTAGAATTCACTACAAATATATTAAAAGAGTCAGGATGCCAAATGCTTCTTGATGTAAATAACGTGTACGTGAACAGCATCAACCACAAATATGACGCAAAATCATTTATCAACGGCCTTCCTTCTGAAAAAATTGTTTATGGGCATATTGCGGGTCACTATGACGAAGCTGAGGATCTAAAGGTTGATACACACGGCGCAGATGTCATCGAGCCAGTATGGGATTTATTAGAGCACGCCTACCTTACTCATGGAGTGTTTCCCACTTTGTTAGAACGTGACTTTAATATTCCTCCTTTGCACGAGTTATTGTCAGAAGTAAGGAAGATTAAGCAGATTCAGACAAAGTGCGGAGTTATTAGAGAATCAGTCGTAAATGGAAGTGTCGCATGA
- the pssA gene encoding CDP-diacylglycerol--serine O-phosphatidyltransferase, translating to MSEQKRKGIYLLPNLLTTAGLFSGFFAVVSSMNGRFEAAAVAIFVAMIFDGLDGRVARMTNTQSDFGAEYDSMADMVSFGMAPALVAYNWGLTELGKLGWLAAFVYVAGAALRLARFNTQVGIADKRFFQGLASPAAAAVVSGLVWVGVEYDAVGTDYGLIVAAVTGLAGLLMVSNFKYNSFKEVNWHGKVPFVGLLLVLLIFVVVATEPALVLFLVFALYALAGPINTFRTVEKVTLDDVVGDHEEDADFNADKKNQSESEDVSKQ from the coding sequence ATGTCTGAACAAAAACGTAAAGGGATATACTTACTTCCCAACTTATTAACAACAGCAGGTTTGTTTTCTGGTTTCTTTGCTGTTGTATCATCAATGAACGGCCGCTTTGAAGCTGCAGCGGTTGCTATATTTGTCGCGATGATTTTTGATGGACTGGACGGACGCGTAGCTCGAATGACAAATACGCAAAGTGATTTCGGCGCAGAGTATGACTCTATGGCCGATATGGTCTCTTTTGGTATGGCACCTGCGCTTGTCGCTTATAATTGGGGATTAACAGAACTAGGCAAGTTAGGTTGGTTAGCTGCATTTGTATATGTAGCCGGTGCAGCATTGCGTCTAGCTCGCTTCAATACACAGGTTGGCATCGCTGATAAGCGTTTCTTCCAAGGTCTTGCTAGTCCAGCGGCAGCGGCAGTTGTATCCGGTCTTGTTTGGGTTGGTGTCGAGTATGATGCAGTAGGGACTGATTACGGATTAATTGTGGCCGCAGTAACTGGTTTAGCTGGCTTACTTATGGTGAGTAACTTTAAGTATAATTCTTTCAAAGAAGTTAACTGGCATGGCAAGGTTCCATTCGTTGGCCTTCTATTAGTGCTTTTAATATTCGTTGTTGTTGCAACAGAGCCAGCGCTTGTACTATTTTTAGTATTTGCTTTGTATGCACTGGCAGGGCCTATCAATACTTTCCGCACGGTAGAGAAAGTGACTTTAGATGACGTGGTAGGCGATCACGAAGAAGACGCGGACTTCAATGCTGATAAAAAGAACCAAAGCGAAAGTGAAGACGTTTCTAAGCAGTAA
- the xdp1 gene encoding exosortase-dependent surface protein XDP1: MRLLDKTLSSKTLLLLSIALVSTLSANSAFATYYKKHDYSYCGSSGSSNTQSKQCNSPLGEYTYDLVDDGVYNSVNPDNSPVEIDGVNISLSAFSDTNNVTGETVVAASLQKISNTWAYGVTNNDEAYYNGSSDHAIDNLNYYYEGSKASYKSGVTNVERDYDFVLLSFDSAVTLTGASFSWLYSSNDSQVSVAALNDTSALTSGVNTWSDIVADALTSASYDIENCDYLEHRADFAFTESAQYWLVGAYNTVFGNIGGYIGNDAFKLANVGFSITGTPDTTEVSEPGTIGLLMACSLFVMWRRKKAI; this comes from the coding sequence ATGCGATTACTAGACAAAACCCTTTCTTCCAAGACCTTGCTATTGCTTTCGATAGCGTTAGTATCGACGCTGAGCGCCAATTCTGCATTTGCAACCTATTATAAAAAGCACGATTACTCTTACTGCGGCTCATCGGGTAGCAGCAACACCCAAAGTAAACAGTGTAACTCGCCGCTTGGTGAGTATACCTATGATCTAGTCGACGATGGTGTTTACAATAGTGTTAACCCTGATAACTCTCCTGTGGAGATTGATGGCGTAAACATTTCTTTGTCCGCATTTTCAGATACTAATAATGTAACTGGCGAAACAGTGGTTGCCGCTAGCCTACAAAAAATCTCAAATACTTGGGCTTATGGAGTTACCAATAATGACGAAGCTTACTACAACGGTAGTTCTGACCATGCTATCGACAACCTAAACTATTATTATGAAGGTAGTAAGGCTTCATATAAAAGCGGAGTGACCAATGTTGAGCGTGATTATGACTTTGTACTGCTTTCATTTGACTCTGCAGTGACGCTAACTGGCGCGAGCTTTTCATGGTTATATAGCAGTAATGATAGTCAAGTTTCAGTAGCTGCCTTAAATGACACCTCTGCTTTGACCTCTGGTGTAAATACATGGAGTGATATTGTTGCAGACGCGCTTACTTCTGCATCTTATGATATCGAGAACTGCGACTACCTAGAACACCGTGCAGATTTCGCATTCACTGAATCTGCGCAATATTGGCTCGTAGGGGCATACAACACAGTATTTGGCAATATTGGTGGGTACATTGGCAACGATGCTTTCAAACTTGCTAATGTTGGTTTCTCAATTACAGGAACACCGGATACTACAGAAGTGTCTGAGCCTGGTACTATCGGCTTGTTAATGGCTTGCTCTCTATTCGTCATGTGGCGCCGTAAAAAAGCCATTTAA
- a CDS encoding IS481 family transposase, producing the protein MNKEIKQRLKWIELYQETKNAGLVCRRCGISRPTLRKWLNRYNQHGLEGLQEVSRRPHSSPNTKIDTQIEEWILDLRKERKLGARRIQNELLREHNFQLSLASIHKVLTKNEVKPIVFQRKKKDFIRYQRPIPGDRIQMDTCKIAPGIYQYTAIDDCSRYRVLDVFKRRTAANTLTFIDKVIEEMPFPIQRVQTDRGTEFFAEKVQLKLMEHGIKFRPNKPGSPHLNGKVERSQRTDKEEFYSTVNLDLEELKHETLPEWQHYYNWQRAHGSFKGKAPMDIVCERLEKTPLWEDVHANYQAGNERIQLSNYQRDLQLRKVK; encoded by the coding sequence ATGAACAAAGAAATTAAACAGCGGTTAAAGTGGATTGAGCTTTACCAAGAAACGAAAAATGCGGGTCTAGTCTGCCGTAGATGCGGTATATCTCGGCCCACTCTTCGGAAGTGGTTAAATCGATATAATCAACATGGATTAGAGGGCCTACAGGAGGTTTCTAGGCGTCCTCACAGCTCTCCAAACACCAAAATCGACACCCAGATTGAGGAATGGATTCTTGACCTAAGAAAAGAAAGAAAACTTGGTGCTAGAAGAATTCAAAATGAACTTCTTCGCGAGCATAATTTTCAGTTATCGCTTGCCTCAATTCATAAAGTGCTGACCAAAAATGAGGTTAAGCCAATAGTATTTCAGCGGAAGAAAAAAGACTTTATTCGATACCAGAGACCTATTCCTGGCGACCGGATACAGATGGACACATGTAAAATTGCACCAGGGATTTACCAATACACAGCTATTGATGATTGCTCTAGATATCGCGTATTAGACGTGTTTAAGCGCAGAACAGCAGCTAATACCCTTACCTTTATCGATAAGGTCATCGAAGAAATGCCATTTCCAATACAGCGTGTTCAAACTGATCGCGGAACGGAATTTTTTGCTGAAAAAGTACAGCTCAAATTGATGGAACATGGCATCAAATTTCGCCCCAACAAACCTGGCTCACCTCACTTAAATGGCAAAGTTGAGAGGTCACAGAGAACCGACAAAGAAGAGTTTTATTCGACTGTTAATTTGGACTTAGAAGAACTCAAACATGAAACATTGCCTGAGTGGCAGCATTACTACAACTGGCAACGCGCTCACGGTTCATTCAAAGGTAAAGCACCAATGGATATTGTGTGTGAGCGCCTTGAAAAAACACCACTTTGGGAAGATGTTCACGCTAACTACCAAGCTGGAAATGAACGTATTCAGTTGTCGAATTATCAGCGTGATCTTCAACTACGAAAAGTGAAATGA
- a CDS encoding YbaB/EbfC family nucleoid-associated protein, translated as MFKGGMGNIMKQAQQMQERMQKVQDDLAKLEVTGEAGAGMVKVTMTCNHNVRRVDIDESLMDDDKDMVEDLVAAAFNDAVRRVQETSKEKMGDVTGGMPLPPGFKMPF; from the coding sequence ATGTTTAAAGGTGGAATGGGCAATATCATGAAGCAGGCGCAGCAAATGCAAGAGCGCATGCAAAAAGTACAAGACGACCTAGCTAAGCTAGAAGTAACCGGTGAAGCGGGTGCAGGCATGGTCAAAGTAACAATGACATGCAACCACAACGTACGCAGAGTGGACATTGATGAGTCGTTGATGGACGACGATAAAGATATGGTTGAAGACCTGGTTGCTGCAGCATTTAACGACGCGGTACGTCGAGTTCAGGAAACTAGCAAAGAGAAGATGGGCGATGTAACCGGTGGTATGCCACTACCTCCTGGCTTCAAAATGCCGTTTTAA
- the apt gene encoding adenine phosphoribosyltransferase — translation MTAEYIKSVVKTVPDYPKPGILFRDVTSVLEDHKAFSSCISLLVEKYQGMGFTKIAGTEARGFLFGAPLAIEMGIGFVPVRKPNKLPREVVSESYELEYGMDTLEIHKDAIEPGDKVLLIDDLLATGGTIAASAKLIRSLGGEINHAGFIINLPDLGGEQKLNQLDIESYSICEFEGE, via the coding sequence GTGACTGCAGAATATATTAAATCAGTAGTGAAAACCGTACCTGACTATCCTAAGCCAGGTATTTTATTTAGAGATGTGACCAGCGTTTTAGAAGATCACAAAGCATTCAGTAGCTGTATCTCTTTACTTGTAGAAAAGTATCAAGGTATGGGCTTTACCAAAATTGCGGGTACTGAAGCGCGCGGATTCCTATTTGGTGCGCCATTGGCCATCGAAATGGGCATTGGTTTCGTTCCAGTAAGAAAACCCAACAAACTTCCTCGTGAAGTAGTAAGTGAGAGCTACGAACTGGAATACGGCATGGATACGTTGGAAATCCATAAAGATGCTATAGAGCCAGGCGATAAAGTCCTTCTTATTGATGATCTACTTGCAACTGGCGGCACTATAGCTGCATCTGCAAAGCTAATTCGTTCTCTAGGTGGCGAAATCAACCACGCAGGGTTCATCATTAATCTTCCCGATTTAGGCGGCGAGCAAAAATTGAATCAGCTTGATATTGAGAGTTATTCAATTTGTGAATTTGAAGGCGAATAA
- the xdp1 gene encoding exosortase-dependent surface protein XDP1, which yields MKYIKRVALCAMSLLSSTVFANDSTLNEETYSLGSTKYISESLNPLSSNFIEIDGQKIYVGITGWADTGGSSDLVLEQGAIKGWENSKGVWGYGLYNNDTRHNSQYGTYDTHSLDNYTNEGSQDFDMFLISFSEEVTLTSASFSYKHGGDGEREITVAGLKNANAFQDAVNSTWSDVYSTIVENTLGHFSLGNKVNGVFESSFTNTISGTAQYWLVGAYNTVFDKNNTSHTGIGLKLSSLNIGLKDNTQQPPSTEVSEPGALALMSLGLGLVLYRRKRRV from the coding sequence ATGAAGTATATAAAGAGAGTGGCTCTTTGCGCTATGTCACTTCTTAGCAGCACAGTTTTCGCAAATGACAGCACTTTAAATGAAGAAACCTATTCGTTGGGTTCTACTAAATATATAAGCGAATCTCTTAACCCGCTTTCATCGAATTTCATCGAAATAGATGGCCAAAAAATCTATGTTGGAATCACCGGTTGGGCCGATACTGGCGGTAGTTCAGACTTGGTATTAGAACAAGGCGCTATTAAAGGTTGGGAAAACAGCAAAGGCGTCTGGGGCTATGGTCTCTATAACAATGACACTCGACATAATTCGCAATACGGAACCTATGACACTCATAGTCTAGATAACTATACAAATGAAGGCTCCCAAGACTTTGATATGTTTTTAATTTCGTTTAGCGAAGAAGTTACGTTAACGAGTGCTTCATTTAGTTATAAACATGGTGGTGATGGAGAAAGAGAAATAACGGTAGCAGGACTTAAAAATGCTAACGCCTTTCAGGATGCTGTAAACTCAACTTGGAGCGATGTTTATAGTACTATAGTTGAGAACACACTGGGCCATTTTAGTTTGGGGAATAAGGTTAATGGTGTATTTGAATCAAGTTTCACAAACACTATTTCTGGAACAGCTCAGTATTGGTTAGTGGGTGCTTACAATACTGTATTCGACAAAAACAATACATCTCACACTGGAATAGGCTTAAAACTCTCATCTTTAAATATTGGGTTGAAAGACAACACGCAGCAGCCTCCCTCAACAGAAGTCAGCGAGCCAGGTGCCCTTGCACTGATGAGCTTAGGTTTGGGTCTTGTTCTTTATCGACGTAAGCGTCGCGTTTAA